TCCAAAATCGCAACCCGATCACACAGCATCTTCGCAACTTCTAATTCATGAGTAACAATCACAATTGTTGTGCCGAATTGTTGATTAATCTGTTTTAAAACCTCAAGAATTTCTTTGGTAGTATGAGGATCTAAGGCAGATGATGGTTCATCACAAACCAGAATCTTAGGTTTTGTAATCAGTGCACGCGCAATGGCGACACGCTGACGTTCACCACCACTAAGTTGTGCAGGATAGTGGTGGATCTTTGATTCTAAGTGTACAAAGCAAAGTGCTTCAGACACCATATTACAATCTTTATTCTTTGCAAGTCTTAGTGGCAAGGCAATGTTATCAAACACTGTACGATTCCCCAACAAATTGAAATTCTGGAAAACGACGCCAATCTCTTTACGAAGTGAACGCAGTGCGTAACTTGATAGTGATTTTAAATCGGTGCCATCAATGAAAACCGCACCCTCATCGGGTAGTTCTAATCCATTGATTAAACGCAACGCAGTTGATTTACCGGCTCCGCTTTCACCAATAATTCCAAAAATTTCGGATTGTTTGATTTCAAATGAAACGTTGTCGAGTGCCTTGAATGTTTTGTTTTTACCTTGATAATGTTTAGAAACATTTTTAAACTCAATAATAATAAAACCTCCCAGCTCATTAACCCACCGTTATTATAGAGTCTTCACTCATCTTTTTCACTCAATATACTCAAAAAAACACAATTAAACAACGTGATTTTACTAACAAAATGAGCGTTCTGGAGGCTCATAAATACAGACTCATGTATAATAATAAAAAAGGAGAATGATAAACATGACATCGATTTATAAAACAACGGCTATAAATGAAACAACTGTGCCAAATCAAACGCGAATTGAAGATGGGCTTGCACTTACAATGACACCGCCTTTAGATCAACAAGAAGGTTCCAATCCAGAACAACTTCTTGCCATGTCATGGGCAACATGTCTTAATGCCACAAGTCAAGCACTTTTAAAAGCAAGAAAACTCGAACATAATTCAAGAGTACGTGTTGAAGTAGACCTTCATAAAGAGGCAAATGGAGTAGGATTTTATTTCAGTGCCTATGCCTACTTAGCCGTCGAAGGTTTTACACTTGAAGAAAGTGAACGCCTTGTACGTCAAGCTCATGAACGATGTCCTGTATCGAAACTGATACATGGTAACGAACATGTGGATGTGTTTGTGGAATCATACTAAGCAGTTCTAAAGACTGCTTTTTTGTATTATGTTATTTAGTGTAAAGTTTGGGAATGAGACTTAGTTTGCATTAAGTCATGATATAATCAAAACGTAAAAAGGTGGTATAAGATGAAATTAGAAAATGAATCGTTACTTTTAGAATTTGATTGTAAAGGTGCAGAACTTCGTCGCGCATTAAATAAAGAAACACAAAAAGAATTAATGTGGAACGGTGATGCTGCATTTTGGGGACGTGTTTCTCCAGTCCTTTTCCCCATTGTAGGAAAAGTATTTAATGGGAAATACTCAATCGATGGTCAAGACTATCATTTATCCCAACATGGGTTCTTAAGAGACCAAGAATTTGAAGTCGTACGTCATACAGAGCATGAATTTGTATTTGAGTTTCATAGTGATGATGTACTGTTGGATGTATATCCATTTAAACATAAAGTGCAGATTGCTTATAAATTAGATGGAAAGCGAATTACCGTAACCTGGCATATCTATAATAAAGATGAGAAGGAAATGTATTATGCAATTGGAGCACATCCTGCATTTCTTCTTGATGCTGAAGGTGATTATGAGTTTGTCTTTGAACAAACTGAAAATGTTCATCAATATGGTCTTAAAGAAGGATTTATTGATGGAAAAGTTCCCGTTCAATTAGATCGAATTGAAGTGAATGAAGCAAACTTCAAAGATACAACCTTAATCTATGATCATACTTCAGAGGTGAAGTTAATTAATAAGATAACCCAAGAATCCGTTACAGTAGGGTATGAAGGGTTTGACTATTTAGCGCTCTGGCGACCTTGTAAGGAAGGTGTTATGGCACCTTTTGTATGTATCGAACCTTGGGTTGGCATTGCGGATGAATACGGTGGATATCGTGATATTCGCGAAAAGCTTGGAATTAAGCGTCTTCAGAAAGGTGATGACATTGTCCATCAATATACGGTGACGTTTCAATGAAACAAAAATTTATTCAAATGATGCAGGGCCGTTATGGAACGGATAAGTTGAATCAACATCTTCTCTATTTGGGTGTTGTGGTAGCGATTGTTGGGATTTTTACCCGCCAGGTTTGGCTACAAGGGGTTTGGCTTTTACTCTTAGTTTATGTCTATTACCGTACCTTTTCGCGTAAGATTCAAAAAAGATATCAAGAGAATCAAGCTTATCTTACATTCCTAAGTAAGGTAAATGCGAAATGGGATCGTATAAAGTCATGGCCAAAGTACAAATATTTCACATGTGAGACGTGTAAAACGCGACTTCGCGTACCCCGAAGAAAAGGAAACATCGAAATAACGTGTCCAAACTGCAAAACGAAATTTAACGCAAAATCATAAAACTTACTAAATTCGTGATAGTTTTCACAATGAAAACGCTTAACTTGTTTCTTCATCACGAATTTAGTTTTTATTTGCGCATTTTTACGTTGATTTGTTTGAGTCAGCCTCTGATCCAACATACAATATGTATGTGAAAGAAATAACAAGGGAGGTCACATACCATGACAACTAAAAAAGTAGAATTGGACAACGAAGTCAATGAACTCGTTGCGAATGCTCAAAAAGCGTTAAAAGGTTTTATGGATTTAAATCAAGAACAAGTCGATTATATCGTTGCGAAAGCAAGTGTTGCTGCACTCGATCAACACGGTGTTTTAGCTCAACTTGCTGTTGAAGAAACAGGACGAGGCTGTTTTGAAGACAAAGCAACTAAAAACTTATTTGCATGTGAACATGTTATTAACCATATGCGTCACCTTAAAACAGTTGGCGTTATCAGTGATGATGAAATCACAGGAATTACCGAAATTGCTGATCCAGTAGGGGTTATTTGTGGAATTACACCCGTTACAAACCCAACATCAACTGCAATTTTCAAATCATTAATCTCATTAAAAACAAGAAATCCAATTATTTTCTCATTCCACCCATCTGCACAAAAATGTAGTATTGCGGCTGCGAAAGTTGTTTATGAAGCTGCAGTTGCTGCAGGTGCTCCTGAACACTGTGTTCAATGGATTGAACGTGGATCAAAAGAAAAAACAGATGAACTTATGAATCACGACGGTGTTGCGACAATTCTTGCAACCGGTGGTAATGCAATGGTTCGTGCTGCTTACTCATGCGGTAAACCTGCACTTGGTGTTGGTGCCGGAAATGTTCCTGCATATATTGAAAAATCAGCAGATGTTGCACAAGCTGTAAATGATATTGCCCTATCAAAATCATTTGATAACGGTATGATCTGTGCATCAGAACAAGCAGTTATTATTGACGAAGACGTTTATGATGAAGCAATTGAAAAATTCAAAAAATACGGTATGCACTTCCTCTCAGCTGTAGATAAGAAAAAAGTTGAGAAATTTATGTTTGGTGTTTCCAGTGGCGATGCAAATGTCCTTGAAGCAAAATTAAACCCAAATGTTGTAGGGAAAGATGCAACATGGATTGCTGAACAAGCAGGGATTAAAGTACCTTCAAATACAGTAATCTTAGCAGCAGAATGTAAAGAAGTAGGACCAAATGAAGTTCTAACACGTGAAAAATTATCACCAGTTCTTGCAGTCTTAAAATCAAAAGACAGTGACGAAGGAATCAGCTTAGCACGTCAAATGGTTGAATTTGATGGATTGGGTCACTCAGCAGCAATCCATACAAAATCAAAAGAACTTTCCGAAAAATTTGGAGAAACTGTTCCTGCAATTCGTATTATCTGGAACTCACCATCAACCTTTGGAGGAATTGGTAACATCTATAATGACTTTATTCCCTCATTAACACTTGGTTGTGGTTCATATGGACATAACTCAGTAGGCGATAACGTAAGTGCTGTTCACCTCTTGAATATTAAAAAGATTGGGAGACGTAATAACAATATGCAATGGTTCAAAGTACCATCAAAAATTTATTTCGAAAGAAACTCAATTCAATATTTAAAATCAATGCGTGATGTTGAACGTGTATTCGTTGTAACAGACCGTGCGATGGTTGATTTAGGTTACTACAACTTAATTGTTGAACAACTTAATAAACGTCGTAACAAAGTTCAAATTCAATTATTCTGTGATGTTGAGCCAGATCCATCATTAAACACCGTTAAACGTGGTTATGAAATGATGAAATCATTCCAACCTGATACAATTATTGCTTTAGGTGGTGGTTCACCGATGGATGCCGCTAAAGGTATGTGGATCTTCTACGAACATCCAGATGTAGACTTTAATGATTTAAAACAAAAATTTGTGGATATCCGTAAACGTGCATTCCGTTACCCAGACTTGGGCGAAAAAGCACAACTTGTATGTATCCCAACAACTTCCGGTACCGGTAGTGAGGTTACACCATTTGCAGTTATCACTGATACAGATGCAAATAAGAAATACCCACTTGCTGACTACTCACTTGTTCCAACTGTTGCGATTGTTGATCCAATCTTCACAACTAACCTTCCTGCTTCAGTAACTGCAGATACAGGTCTTGATGTGTTAACACATGCTACAGAAGCATATGTTTCAAACTTCGCAAATGACTATACAGATGGTCTTGCAATCCAAGCCATTAAAATGGTTTTTGAAAACCTTGAACGTGCAGTATATAACGGTAAAAATGACTTGGATGCACGTGAAAAAATGCATAATGCTTCAACTCTTGCAGGGATGGCATTTGCGAATGCATTCTTAGGTATGAGTCACTCATTAGCGCATAAAATTGGTGGTAAATTCCACGAAATGCCTCATGGACGTATTAATGCAATTCTCTTACCATATGTTGTACGTTATAATGGTACACATCCAGAAAAACCTTCATTATGGCCAAAATACAATGTATACCGTGCACATGAACGTTATGCTGAATTAGCTCGTATCCTCGGATTACCAGCAAGCACAACTGAAGAAGGTGTTGAAAGTTATGCTCAAGCATGTCATGACTTAGCAGTACGTTGTGGTATTAAGATGAGTTTCCAAGAACAAGGTGTAAATGAAAAAGCATTTATGGCTGAAACAGAAACCATTGCTTATCTTGCATATGAAGACCAATGTTCACCATGTAACCCACGTCTTCCACTTGTTAAGGATATGAAAGCAATCATTGAACATGCTTACTATCCTGCAGGAAAAATTCCTACAAAATCAAAAAAATAATATAATGATTTAAAAAACACCGCTCTACCGGTGCATGTAAAAAGCCCACTCTGTTTAATACAAAGTGGGCTTTTCTTTAATTATTTAAAATCTTTTTCGAATTCGTCAAGGCTTTCTTTAAGTAGTGTTACCGTATAAGCCATGCTTGGACCACCACCAAATGCAACAGAAACAAGTGCTGCTTCTTCAATTTCTGGACGTGTTGCACCATGTTTTAATGCTTCATGTGTATGGTAAACAATGCAGTATTCGCAACGGTTATATACCGCAATCCCAACACTGATTAATTCTTTCGTTTTAGGATCCAATGCTCCAGGAGCATAACTTTTTCCTAAAAGATTCATAAACGCACCAACACCCTCGCGTTGTGTACGTGATAATTCAGTTAAACCACCTGTAAAAGCTTTATACATTTCTCTAACATCATATTGTGCCATGATCGTTCCTCCTGTATGTATACGTCAATGCTAACACAAAAAGAAATATCTTCAATTGTTTTATCCATACTTTTTTTGAATTACGGATATTTGATATACTTATGAAAAATAAAATAATCGGAGACTGTTTGTGTAAAAGGTTCTTAACGTGAATAAATTTACAATTTCAGTGATGGCTTGATACCCTAAGGATGACTTAATGTAATGTAAAAAATTCTAACTTAAATGGGAGATGTCAAGGAATTTTATTAATGAAAATTTGTATCATCAAGAGAAGTTTCTAAATCTTTTAACATCTATTCCCAACATCTTCTAGTTTTAGCTCTGCATGCTGTAACTGGCTGATGGATTCAATTTAGGAACAAGAATATCATGAAATTATTGAATTTGAACCAGAACTACTAAACTAAGGAATTAATTACATTGTGGATATTTTTGTAAATAAAGCGTTTAATTCAATAATATTGACGGTATCTATAATGAGATGTAAACTAGAATTATATGGAGATTAAGCACTTAATCACGTATGCATTTTGGTTTAAAAATAGAGAAAATGCGAGATTATATAAATTTATAAATACAGTTTTAAAATTGGATCTCGTTTTGTGTGGCTGTAAGATGTATCTATAGTTATCTATTTCTCGATGAATATAAATTTTTTTTGTGGGTTTTATTTTGAATCAAATTGTTAAATTGTGACAAGGTTTGAATGATTTTATTACGAGATTTTTGATAGAAATTTAAAAGTAAGGGTATTTTTTTAAAATAGTAAAATAATGAATTTGTATGTATTAATGAGAATTTGATGATTTCCCCAAATCGCATAATACAACAAAGTGAAGCGATTGATATAATTACTTTGAAACAATTGCTGGTAAGCGACGTAATCATGCAGCAACATGTTCCATTCTTGGTGCACCTACATTCCCTAATTGGAAGAGTCGAACGTGATTATCTTGCTGAAAATCAATCAAGAAGTGAAATTTTACCTGAGGTATTCCAACATGATTTTGAAGATTGTTAGCGTGTTGCAACTACTTTATTTGAACGATCTTATAAGGTCTCAACAAGCAATGAAATTTACATAAATCATTAAAATATCCAAGTGTTTCGGGTGATTTTCCATGTATGAAACAAGGTGTTCAAAAGGTGCTTCCCATACTCGAAGTATTAACGAATTTTAATGAACCAAGGAGGAAATGATGAGTAAACGAAAAATTATTATTGATACAGATCCCGGAATTGATGATGCAGTTGCACTCGCAATCGCTTTATTTTCAGAAGAACTGGATGTTCAGTTGATTACAACGGTTGCAGGTAATGTAAGTATTGAGAAGGTTACAAAAAACACATTAAAGTTGTTGCCTTTTTACGGTAAAAAAATTCCAGTAGCTATGGGTGCATCCCGTCCCTTACTAAGAGAACCAATTGATGCAAGTGGTGTCCACGGTAAAACAGGGATGGATGGTTATGATTTCCCTGAGGAAGATCAAAGCCTACTTCTCGATAAAAATGCGGTGGAGGCAATGCATGAGGTCATTATGAACAGTGCGGAGAAAATTACGCTTGTTCCTATTGGTCCACTAACCAATATAGCTCTGTTAATTCGTGAATATCCGGAAGTCATCAAACGCATTGATGAAGTGGTATTAATGGGAGGTAGTGTCGGACGTGGTAATGCGGGTGTCTATTCTGAATTCAATATTAAAGTAGACCCAGAAGCTGCGAAGATTGTCTTTGAAAGTGGTTTAAATATTGTGATGGCAGGTCTTGATGTAGGTCTTAAAGCGCTTGTTTATCCGGAAGATTCTGAATTGATTAAAGATATGAATCCTGTTGGAAATATGTTTTATCACTTATTTAAAACTTATCGCGGTGGAAGCTTTAAAGTTGGTTTAAAGATGTATGATAGTTGTGCGATTGCATACTTACTTAAACCAGAAATGTTTGAAGTGGTGGAGACATTTGTGGGGATTGAGACCCAAGGGGAATATACAGCAGGGGCTACCGTGGTAGACCTTAATGGATATTGTGGTCGTCCGGTTAATGCGAAAGTCACAATCGACATTGATGAAGATATGTTTAAATCATGGTTCTTAGAATCTATTCGAGAGTGTCAAAATAATATTTAATGTAATGAAACATGTAAAGCCATTTGCAAACTATGAACTTAGTCTGATTTGATTATTGAATAACTGCTGCATATTAAAGTTTTCATTGCTAAGTAAAGATTTTCTATGGTTTGGAGTATGTAGTAATATCGCGTTTTATAGTTCCCATAATTTTCTATAAACATAAAAAAACACATTAGCGTTTAGGCTGGATGTGTTTTTTGTGGATATCGAACTCTAAAATATTCTTAACGGTATCGTCATTGATGCCCATTTTTTGATCGTATTGTCCCAGAAATGAAACAAAATAATTGAGAAATTCTTCAACATGATCGTTATCGTTTGTATAGGATCCTTTGAGAATACGACGGATAATCCCTTGATGCATAATATAAGCAAAATTCACGATCGTTGAAACATCATCGGCTTTAAAATATCCCACTTCGACACATGGATCAATTGAAAGTTGATTACGCCGTTTCATTCCTTGCCCCAAAACAAGATCACTGATGTGTTTTGCGGGTTTGGTTTTATGCATTGGGAAAGTTGCGTTGTAAGCATCCATATGACTTAGAATTTCATCAGATTTTTCAGAATCAAATACATAGGTATAGATTTCCGGATCTTTAAAAGACCAATCTGAATAACAACGCCACATTAATAAATACTTATCAAGTGCATTGAGGTCTAAGTTGATAATGGTTTCAAGATCACTGAGGTAATCGGTGATGGTATGGATCATGGCGAAAGCAATAAGTTGATCCAGATTTTCAAAATAATTATAGAGGGTAGCGCTGTTATAACCGGCAATGTCTGCGACTTTTCGTATGGTGATTGCTTGCATGCCTTCCGTATTCACAATTTCTTTGGCTGCCTGCATAAAATAGAGCATGGTTCGTTGTTTTTTTATTTTTTTATGGCTCATTGTCATGACAACCTCCTTACTATGTGAATTATATAACATAAAGAAATAAATCACAGTGGGTTTATGGTTTTTTTGGTGCTTTTTCATAATGTTTATCGATATTCTAAGGTTTTATTGCTAAGTTGGTGAATTATTGGCATTTTCGTTCTTTACACCAAAGGTAATGAATCTCTTGGAAGGCTATGCTATAATTAAAGAAATTAATGGGAGGAATTTATATTTATGGCTACACCACATATTAATGCTGAAAAAGGGCAAATCGCTAAGGTTGTATTAATGCCAGGAGATCCACTTCGTGCAAAGTTTATTGCGGAAACATTTTTGAAAGATGTAAAACAATTTAACGATGTTCGTAATATGTTTGGATATACAGGAACCTATGAAGGCGTTGAAGTATCAGTAATGGGTTCAGGAATGGGACAACCAAGTATTGGAATTTATTCTTATGAACTTTATTCACAATTTGATGTTGAAGCAATTATTCGTATTGGTTCAGCAGGATCTTATGTTGAAGGACTTGATGTTTATGATGTAATTCTTTCAGATAGTGCATACAGTGAATCTTCATTTGCGAAGGTTGGATTTGGATATGAAGAAGATGTCCTTGAACCAAGTACTATGTTAAATGATCAATTACGTGCTTCTGCACAAAAACTAGAGATTCCTATGCAAGAGGGACGCATTCATTCAAGTGATGTCTTTTACCGCGACTCCGGTGTTACATGGAAAGAACTTGCGAAGAATCATGGTGTAACATGTGTTGAGATGGAATCATTTGCACTTTTCGCAAATGCTAAGAAATTAAACAAACATGCAGCATGTCTTTTAACAATTTCAGATTCATTTGTAACACAAGAAGTAACTTCAGCTGAGGAACGTCAACTCTCATTCACAAATATGATGAAGATTGCGTTGGATGCAGCAATTTCTTTAAAATTCTAAAAAAAAAGAAACTCATCGATGATCGGTGAGTTTTTTTAATTTCTTATTGAACTACATTTGTAGTCATGATACTTGATATCGAAGAATTGTCATGATAAACTACAAATGTAAACGATGAAGGAGGACCAAGGTTATGGATAAAAAGACATATAATATAATTGGGATGATGTGTGCATCCTGTCAAAGCCAAGTCGAAAAAGCATTACAAGGTGTTGAGGGGGTTGATCATGTGGAAGTTAACTTGCTTACCAATCAAGCAGTTGTTTCTTTTCAAAGCGACATTCCCGAAGCAGACCTAATCCAAGCCGTTGAAGATCAAGGTTATGGCCTTGAAATCCCCAATCCAATTCAAGAAAAAACGGTGGATCTAAAACTTACTGACATGACCTGTGCATCGTGTGTTGCGAATGTGGAAGGTGCACTCCAACACTTAGAAGGCGTTATGTCCGCTAGTGTTAATTTAATGACGGAACGTGCACGTGTGACCTATGACCCTCATAAACTAAAACTGGTGGATATGATCCAAGCCATTGAAAATCAAGGCTATGGTGCTAGCCGTTTGGATGAAGCTGAAGCGATATCCACGGATTCTCAAAAACACCAAGATCAAAAAGAGAATCGTGCGCTTTACTTTAGTTTAATCTTAGCTGCAACCATGCTCTATATTACAATGGGTCAAATGTTTACCTATAAACTACCCTTACCATCCTTTATCGATCCTGATATTAATCCTTTGAACAATGCGCTCTTACAAATTGTTATTACCATCCCCATTGTTTGGTTAAATCGTGATTACTTTAGAAGAGGCTTTAAAACATTATTTAAAGGGCATCCTAATATGGATTCTTTAGTAGCGATTGGAACCGGTAGTGCAATGCTTTACAGTTTCTATGGATTCTTCAAAATTTTAAATGGAGAACCTCATTTTGTACATCATCTCTACTTTGAGTCTGCAGCGGTGATTTTAGCGTTGATTCGTCTTGGGAAAACCATGGAGTCACGCAGTAAAGCAAAAACAACCAGTGCCGTTAAGGCTTTATTAAATCTTAAACCAGAAACGGCACTTTTGATTCGTGAGGATGGTGTTGTGGAGATTGATGCGGATGAAATCCGAATTGGTGATCATCTGCTGGTAAAACCAGGTACATCCATTCCAATGGATGGTCGAATTTTAGAAGGTGAAAGTGCGGTCGATGAGTCGATGTTGACTGGAGAAAGTATTCCAGTTGATAAAACGCTCGATGATGATGTTGTGATGGGGACGATGAATCTTAACGGTCGTCTTGTCATCGAAGTGACCGTTGATGATCAAAATACAAAACTTGCACAAATTATTCGTTTGGTTGAAGATGCGCAAAATGAAAAGGCACCCATCTCTAAAGTAGCGGATAAAGTAGCGGGTGTGTTTGTTCCGGTGGTAATGGTCATTGCGCTTATTTCTGGAATTTTATGGTTTATCGCTACCAAAGATCTAGAACGTGCTCTCACCATTTTCGTAACGGTACTCGTTATTGCTTGTCCATGTGCACTTGGACTTGCAACGCCAACGGCCATTATGGTCGGAACCGGAGTGGGCGCACAAAATGGAATTTTTATTAAGTCAGCAGAAGCATTAGAGGCTGCGGCTCATATTGATACCGTTGTTTTCGATAAAACAGGAACCTTGACACATGGGAAACCTGTTGTGACGGATATCATCACGAACTTGCCTGAAAATGAATTCTTAACTATTGTGGGTTCACTTGAAAATGCTTCTGAACATCCCTTAGCACACGCGCTTGTTTCGGAGTTAGAAGAGCGAAATCTAGATATTTTAGCCATTGATTCATTTAAATCAATCTCAGGAAAAGGTCTTCAAGGAAGTGTTGGTGGAAAATCCATTGCAATTGGAAATGAAGCGTTGATGGATTCGTTAAATATTTCTACAGATCGTTATGAAGCGGATGTGAAACGTTTATCTCAAGAAGGTAAAACGGCTATGTATGTTTCTGATCAAACAGCATTAATGGGGATTGTTGCAGTTGCGGATACCCTTAAAACTGAGTCGATTGAAACCGTAAAAGTATTACAAGATATGAACTATGATGTCATCATGCTTACTGGTGATCATCGTGATACGGCACATGCAATTGCCGATCAAATTGGCATCTACCATGTTTTAGCAGAAGTGATGCCTGAAGAAAAATCCGCAAAAATTAAAGAACTTCAAAACCAAGGTCAAAATGTCTTGATGGTTGGAGATGGAATTAATGATGCGGTCGCCTTGGTTCAAGCCGATGTAGGGATTGCAGTCGGTACGGGAACGGATGTAGCGATTGAATCTGCGAAAATTGTGCTCATGAAAGACAATTTGAAAGATGTTGTGAATGCACTGGCCTTAAGTAAAGCAACAATGCGTAATATTAAACAAAACTTATTCTGGGCATTTGCGTATAATGTTGTCGGAATACCATTTGCAGCGGGTCTTTTTAAAGTCTTATTCCAAGGTCCACTTCTTGATCCAATGATAGCCGGTGCCGCAATGGCACTAAGTTCCGTAAGTGTTGTTTCAAATGCATTGCGTTTACGTCGCTTTAAGATTAAAATATAAGAGAAAGGCGGTAACTATGAAGCATATAATTTTTGTCGATAATATGAAGTGTGAGGGATGCGTTAAACGTATTTCAGAAGAATTGGATAACACACGTGTGGATTATACGATCAGTTTGGCCAATAAATCCGTAACGGTTGAAGGATCAAACGATACCGTCCATGCAGCAAAACAAGCAATTCAATCAGCAGGCTATTCTGTAAAATAGCCTGTTTTTCTTATTTTCGAGTAAAAATAAAGCAATTTAGTAAAAAAAATCATGAATAACTATATGAAGCAAAGACAGATTTGCACAAGCAACAAACATATAAGTGTGGAAATATTGGTTTTAAACCGTTTTCATGTGTGAAAGCGTAAACTACTGCACATGATTTCATTGAGAAACCCATTTGTATTTGTTATAATGGGAAAGGTAAATAAGGAGGCAATTATGACAAAAAGAACTGTCAGTGATTTGGATGTTGCTGGTAAGAAAGTCATTGTACGTGTTGACTTTAACGTTCCATTAAAAGATGGCGTTATTACAGACGATAACCGTATCAATGGTGCACTTCCAACAATCAAATATTTGGTAGAAAACAATGCAAAAGTTATTCTTATGTCACACTTGGGGAAAGTAAATCATAAGGATTCAGAAAAAACTGAAGCAGACAAAGCTAAAAATGATATGGCACCTGTTGCAGTAAGACTACAAGAATTAATGCCTGAAACAAATGTTAAGTTTGTTCCGGTTACTCGTGGTAGTGCGTTAGAAGATGCAGTTGCAGCTATGGCTGATGGCGATATCGTGTTAATGCAAAACACACGTTATGAAGTTGGCGAAAGCAAATGTGACGACAACTTATCACAATACTGGGCAAGTTTGGGAGACTTATTTGTAACAGATGCGTTTGGATCTGTTCACCGTGCACATGCTTCAACTGTAGGGATTGCACAACATCTTCCTTCAGCACTTGGATTCCTCGTTGAGAAAGAAGTTAAGTTCTTAACAGAAGCAATCTATTCACCAAAAAGACCATTCGTAGCGATTTTAGGTGGTGCTAAGGTAAGCGACAAGATTAATGTTATTGAAAACTTATTAGACGTAGCTGACAAAGTTATTGTTGGTGGTGGAATGGCTTATACATTCTACAAAGCAAAAGGTTACGAAATCGGATCATCACTTGTTGAAATGGACCGAATTGATGTAGCGAAAGCAATTATGGAAAAAGCAGG
This genomic stretch from Erysipelothrix rhusiopathiae harbors:
- a CDS encoding TetR/AcrR family transcriptional regulator; translated protein: MSHKKIKKQRTMLYFMQAAKEIVNTEGMQAITIRKVADIAGYNSATLYNYFENLDQLIAFAMIHTITDYLSDLETIINLDLNALDKYLLMWRCYSDWSFKDPEIYTYVFDSEKSDEILSHMDAYNATFPMHKTKPAKHISDLVLGQGMKRRNQLSIDPCVEVGYFKADDVSTIVNFAYIMHQGIIRRILKGSYTNDNDHVEEFLNYFVSFLGQYDQKMGINDDTVKNILEFDIHKKHIQPKR
- the deoD gene encoding purine-nucleoside phosphorylase, with protein sequence MATPHINAEKGQIAKVVLMPGDPLRAKFIAETFLKDVKQFNDVRNMFGYTGTYEGVEVSVMGSGMGQPSIGIYSYELYSQFDVEAIIRIGSAGSYVEGLDVYDVILSDSAYSESSFAKVGFGYEEDVLEPSTMLNDQLRASAQKLEIPMQEGRIHSSDVFYRDSGVTWKELAKNHGVTCVEMESFALFANAKKLNKHAACLLTISDSFVTQEVTSAEERQLSFTNMMKIALDAAISLKF
- a CDS encoding heavy metal translocating P-type ATPase, producing the protein MDKKTYNIIGMMCASCQSQVEKALQGVEGVDHVEVNLLTNQAVVSFQSDIPEADLIQAVEDQGYGLEIPNPIQEKTVDLKLTDMTCASCVANVEGALQHLEGVMSASVNLMTERARVTYDPHKLKLVDMIQAIENQGYGASRLDEAEAISTDSQKHQDQKENRALYFSLILAATMLYITMGQMFTYKLPLPSFIDPDINPLNNALLQIVITIPIVWLNRDYFRRGFKTLFKGHPNMDSLVAIGTGSAMLYSFYGFFKILNGEPHFVHHLYFESAAVILALIRLGKTMESRSKAKTTSAVKALLNLKPETALLIREDGVVEIDADEIRIGDHLLVKPGTSIPMDGRILEGESAVDESMLTGESIPVDKTLDDDVVMGTMNLNGRLVIEVTVDDQNTKLAQIIRLVEDAQNEKAPISKVADKVAGVFVPVVMVIALISGILWFIATKDLERALTIFVTVLVIACPCALGLATPTAIMVGTGVGAQNGIFIKSAEALEAAAHIDTVVFDKTGTLTHGKPVVTDIITNLPENEFLTIVGSLENASEHPLAHALVSELEERNLDILAIDSFKSISGKGLQGSVGGKSIAIGNEALMDSLNISTDRYEADVKRLSQEGKTAMYVSDQTALMGIVAVADTLKTESIETVKVLQDMNYDVIMLTGDHRDTAHAIADQIGIYHVLAEVMPEEKSAKIKELQNQGQNVLMVGDGINDAVALVQADVGIAVGTGTDVAIESAKIVLMKDNLKDVVNALALSKATMRNIKQNLFWAFAYNVVGIPFAAGLFKVLFQGPLLDPMIAGAAMALSSVSVVSNALRLRRFKIKI
- a CDS encoding heavy-metal-associated domain-containing protein; this encodes MKHIIFVDNMKCEGCVKRISEELDNTRVDYTISLANKSVTVEGSNDTVHAAKQAIQSAGYSVK
- a CDS encoding phosphoglycerate kinase, which translates into the protein MTKRTVSDLDVAGKKVIVRVDFNVPLKDGVITDDNRINGALPTIKYLVENNAKVILMSHLGKVNHKDSEKTEADKAKNDMAPVAVRLQELMPETNVKFVPVTRGSALEDAVAAMADGDIVLMQNTRYEVGESKCDDNLSQYWASLGDLFVTDAFGSVHRAHASTVGIAQHLPSALGFLVEKEVKFLTEAIYSPKRPFVAILGGAKVSDKINVIENLLDVADKVIVGGGMAYTFYKAKGYEIGSSLVEMDRIDVAKAIMEKAGDKLVLPVDTVVAKEFAPDATPVVVPSNEIPADMMGLDIGPKTIELFEKELQGAKTVVWNGPMGVFEFEAFAQGTLSICKAITELPDVLSVIGGGDSAAAAIQLGFKDKITHISTGGGASLEFMEGKELPGIAAIQDK